A single region of the Chitinophaga niabensis genome encodes:
- a CDS encoding TolC family protein yields MRSFVRYIIFLLSLNGPLMGQEKTLDDYVNTALQNSPLLKDYTNQQKLNQVDSLRILAGYKPQVTAISTNTYAPTYHSYGYDNAITNGGQFSELVTVNKLLIGKKNLNNQLDAVLLLNRSLEITGKISGQDLKKAVTAQYVTAYGTSQELKFNEEMLTLLRKEEVILRKMAEKGVYRQTDYLIFLTTLKQQELVNTQSKILLQKEYAALNYLVGIKDTGTAILRPPLLSPEMVADVEGTIFYQQFITDSLKLRNSDALIDYNYKPKVSLYGDAGFASTFTDHAYRNWGASFGVTLAVPIYDGHQRKMQHTKIEMQEQTRQQYRDFFKVQTAQQLADLYQQLQSTRQLISQTADQLKYASALIAANQKLMNTGDVHMADYVLAIGNYMAAKNILTQNTINELQIINQINYWNGK; encoded by the coding sequence ATGAGGTCATTCGTACGATACATTATTTTCCTCTTAAGCTTGAACGGGCCGCTGATGGGCCAGGAGAAAACCCTTGATGACTATGTCAACACCGCCCTTCAGAACAGCCCATTGCTGAAAGATTATACGAACCAGCAAAAGCTCAACCAGGTGGATAGCCTTCGTATCCTCGCCGGGTACAAACCCCAGGTAACAGCTATCAGCACCAATACCTATGCTCCTACTTATCATAGTTATGGTTATGACAATGCTATCACCAACGGAGGCCAGTTCAGCGAGCTGGTCACCGTCAACAAACTCCTTATTGGGAAAAAGAACCTGAACAATCAGCTGGATGCCGTACTGTTATTAAACCGGTCCCTGGAAATTACCGGTAAAATATCCGGGCAGGACCTGAAAAAAGCGGTAACCGCACAATATGTAACCGCTTATGGTACCAGCCAGGAACTGAAGTTTAATGAAGAAATGCTGACATTACTCCGTAAAGAGGAAGTGATCCTGAGAAAAATGGCAGAAAAAGGGGTTTACCGGCAAACAGACTATCTCATCTTCCTGACCACTTTAAAGCAGCAGGAACTGGTGAACACCCAGTCAAAGATCCTGCTGCAGAAAGAGTATGCCGCCCTTAATTACCTCGTAGGCATAAAAGATACCGGTACCGCCATCCTTCGCCCCCCTTTGCTTTCTCCTGAAATGGTGGCAGATGTGGAAGGCACAATATTTTACCAGCAGTTTATCACAGACAGCCTGAAACTTCGCAATAGCGATGCCCTCATCGACTATAACTACAAGCCCAAAGTGAGCCTTTATGGTGATGCCGGTTTTGCTTCCACTTTTACAGACCATGCTTACAGGAACTGGGGTGCCAGTTTTGGGGTAACGCTTGCCGTTCCCATCTATGATGGCCACCAGCGCAAAATGCAGCATACAAAAATTGAGATGCAGGAACAAACGCGGCAGCAGTACCGGGACTTCTTTAAGGTGCAAACGGCTCAACAGCTGGCAGACCTTTACCAGCAGTTACAATCCACCCGGCAGCTGATATCGCAAACTGCTGATCAGTTAAAATATGCATCAGCCCTCATTGCGGCCAACCAGAAATTAATGAACACCGGTGATGTTCATATGGCAGACTATGTACTGGCTATCGGCAATTACATGGCGGCAAAGAACATCCTTACGCAAAACACCATCAACGAACTACAGATCATTAACCAAATAAATTACTGGAACGGAAAATAA
- a CDS encoding efflux RND transporter permease subunit: MRNYFSAYKNPVAVLIVLIICGGLFAYSKMQTSLFPEITFPKIKIIADAGQQPVKKMMITVTRQLENAIKQVPDLEMIRSRTSRGSCEISAYMNWNSNIDVNQQRIESKINEIKNILPPDIQITVERMNPSILPVIGYSLASKTRSPVDMKMLAKYTIKPFLSQVPGISDVRVVGGKEKEYWLILDLQKMNTLGITPDIINTALGQTNFIRSNGYLSDYRLMYLTITDASVTSRSQLEEIVISNNGQRIVTLKDIAAVEIREAKEYVKINANGKDGLLLAVIKQPNANLVELSDKMQVKLEALKKIIPRDVTIEPFYIQADFVKDAVHSVTDSLWIGLVLAIFVAIIFLRSVKASAVILVTIPVILLLSVICLFATGQSFNIMTLGALAAAIGLIIDDAIVVVEQIHRTHEEHPEEPTATLVQKAIRYLFPAMVGSSLSTIVIFLPFVLMSGVAGAYFKVMTDTMIITLTCSFFVTWLVLPVIYLLLTKKDMPKARLKETPAHHVKTQQWVAFFIKRPVISLAIIGFLVASIIYIYPRLATGFLPEMDEGSIILDYESPPGTSLEETDNMLRQVEKILVKVPEVQAYSRRTGTQLGFFITEPNTGDYLIQLKKQRNRSTDEVITAIRDQVEVSQPALRIDFGQVIGDMLGDLMTSVQPIEVKIFGTDQAKLQELSKQVAGIMSEVQGTADVFDGIVYVGPSINVIPNSTTLAQYGITPANLQYQLQSSLEGNIAGGVYDREQVTNIRLVYPGNQSLSIGDISKTPVFLPNGRLMPIDQLATVNMVQGEAEIEREDLQSMGVVSARLENRDLGSVIKDIQSEVAAKVQLPQGYAIVYGGDYANQQQSFSELLTILLTSSFLVFSVILFLYRDFRIALMILLVAVLGISGSYAGLYFTNTPLNVGSYTGLIMIVGIIGENAIFTFLQFRESLQETGDVDKAIIYSISTRLRPKLMTAIGAIIALLPIALGIGTGAQLHQPLAIAVIGGFIIALPLLLIVLPTLMRWFFKTHKTQ; this comes from the coding sequence ATGCGAAATTACTTTTCAGCATATAAAAATCCGGTTGCAGTGCTCATCGTGCTCATCATCTGCGGAGGCCTTTTTGCTTACAGCAAAATGCAAACATCCCTTTTCCCGGAGATCACTTTTCCTAAGATCAAGATCATTGCAGATGCAGGTCAGCAACCAGTGAAAAAGATGATGATCACCGTTACCCGCCAACTGGAAAATGCCATAAAACAAGTGCCGGACCTGGAAATGATCCGCAGCAGAACCAGCAGAGGCAGCTGTGAAATATCCGCATACATGAACTGGAACAGTAACATAGATGTGAACCAGCAAAGGATAGAATCAAAGATCAACGAAATAAAGAATATCCTGCCACCGGATATCCAGATCACGGTGGAAAGGATGAACCCTTCTATTTTGCCGGTTATCGGGTATTCGCTGGCCAGTAAAACACGCAGCCCGGTAGATATGAAGATGCTGGCCAAATACACCATCAAACCATTTCTTTCCCAGGTACCCGGTATTAGTGATGTTCGTGTGGTAGGTGGCAAAGAAAAAGAATACTGGCTCATCCTGGACCTCCAAAAAATGAACACCCTGGGCATTACTCCTGATATTATTAATACCGCATTGGGACAAACAAATTTCATTCGCTCTAACGGGTACCTTTCTGATTACCGGCTGATGTATCTCACCATCACAGATGCCTCCGTTACTTCAAGGTCGCAGCTGGAAGAGATCGTGATCAGTAATAACGGCCAGCGCATTGTTACCCTTAAAGATATTGCAGCCGTTGAGATCCGGGAGGCAAAAGAATATGTGAAGATCAACGCTAATGGGAAAGATGGTCTATTGCTCGCAGTGATAAAACAACCAAATGCGAACCTCGTTGAACTCAGCGATAAAATGCAGGTAAAGCTCGAAGCGCTGAAAAAGATCATACCCCGGGACGTAACGATTGAACCATTTTATATACAGGCAGATTTTGTGAAAGATGCCGTACACAGTGTTACGGACAGCCTCTGGATAGGTCTTGTACTGGCCATTTTTGTTGCCATTATATTCCTTCGGTCTGTTAAAGCAAGCGCTGTTATCCTGGTCACGATTCCGGTAATACTTTTATTATCCGTTATTTGTCTCTTTGCAACAGGCCAGTCGTTCAACATCATGACACTTGGCGCCCTTGCTGCTGCAATAGGCCTGATAATAGACGATGCCATTGTTGTAGTGGAGCAGATCCATCGCACGCACGAAGAACATCCTGAGGAACCAACGGCCACCCTTGTTCAGAAGGCGATTAGGTATCTCTTCCCAGCTATGGTAGGCTCTTCCTTAAGTACTATTGTAATATTCCTGCCCTTCGTATTAATGAGTGGTGTGGCCGGCGCCTACTTTAAAGTGATGACGGATACGATGATCATCACCCTCACTTGTTCATTTTTTGTGACCTGGTTGGTATTGCCTGTCATCTACCTGTTGCTGACAAAAAAAGACATGCCAAAGGCCCGGCTGAAGGAAACACCTGCACATCATGTAAAAACACAGCAATGGGTAGCGTTCTTTATCAAAAGGCCGGTTATCAGCCTGGCCATAATAGGGTTCCTGGTTGCCAGTATCATCTATATTTATCCTAGGCTGGCCACAGGTTTCCTGCCGGAAATGGACGAAGGCAGCATTATCCTGGACTACGAATCGCCACCCGGCACTTCCCTGGAAGAAACGGATAACATGCTTCGGCAGGTGGAAAAGATCCTGGTGAAAGTGCCGGAAGTTCAGGCTTATAGCAGGCGTACAGGCACACAGTTGGGCTTTTTTATAACAGAGCCCAATACCGGCGATTACCTTATTCAGCTGAAAAAACAACGGAACAGGTCTACAGATGAAGTAATTACAGCCATCAGGGATCAGGTAGAAGTGTCACAACCCGCACTTAGAATAGATTTTGGACAGGTGATCGGAGATATGCTGGGAGACCTCATGACTTCCGTTCAACCGATAGAGGTGAAAATATTTGGCACGGATCAGGCAAAACTGCAGGAGTTGTCCAAACAGGTAGCCGGCATTATGTCTGAAGTTCAGGGCACGGCAGATGTATTTGATGGCATTGTATATGTAGGGCCTTCTATTAATGTGATTCCTAATAGTACCACCCTGGCCCAATATGGTATTACACCGGCCAACCTGCAATACCAGCTGCAGTCTTCCCTGGAAGGAAATATTGCCGGGGGCGTATATGACAGAGAACAGGTCACTAATATCCGTTTGGTATATCCCGGCAACCAATCACTGAGCATTGGAGATATCAGCAAAACGCCCGTTTTTCTTCCTAATGGCCGCCTGATGCCCATAGACCAACTGGCCACTGTAAATATGGTGCAAGGAGAAGCAGAGATTGAAAGGGAAGACCTGCAATCTATGGGCGTAGTTTCTGCAAGACTGGAAAACAGGGATCTGGGCAGCGTTATAAAAGATATTCAAAGTGAAGTAGCCGCCAAAGTACAACTCCCACAAGGATATGCTATAGTATATGGTGGCGATTATGCAAACCAGCAACAGTCTTTCAGCGAATTGCTCACTATCCTGCTCACTTCCAGTTTCCTTGTTTTTAGTGTGATCCTTTTCCTTTACAGGGATTTCAGGATAGCCCTCATGATCCTTTTGGTTGCCGTATTGGGTATCAGTGGCAGTTATGCCGGATTGTACTTCACTAATACGCCCCTGAATGTGGGCAGTTATACGGGCCTTATCATGATTGTTGGCATCATCGGCGAAAATGCCATCTTCACTTTCCTTCAATTCAGGGAATCACTCCAGGAAACCGGCGATGTAGACAAAGCAATCATCTATTCTATTTCCACAAGGCTAAGACCCAAATTAATGACGGCTATAGGGGCCATTATTGCCCTCTTGCCAATTGCCCTGGGCATAGGTACCGGCGCACAATTACACCAGCCTTTAGCTATCGCCGTCATAGGTGGTTTTATCATCGCCTTGCCTTTACTGCTAATTGTATTGCCAACGCTGATGCGTTGGTTCTTTAAAACACATAAAACACAATAA
- a CDS encoding HD domain-containing protein, which yields MKFAATGGLVKAYVMNLFMDSTQDYMLYHNLSHTEKVVGHTMEIVRHYQLNERERFVLNTAAWFHDTGHMFASIEVHEEAGVHIMRSFLEKEHAPGELIEMIAQCIMATKYPPTPGNQLEEIICDADTYHFGTPEFRITDELIKKEMQLRTGKEFKNWYQDSMKLLESHRFFTSYCRYKLEAGKQQNIQYLQAKIKNS from the coding sequence ATGAAATTCGCAGCAACAGGCGGCCTTGTTAAAGCATATGTGATGAATCTTTTCATGGACTCAACGCAGGATTACATGTTATACCACAACCTCTCCCATACGGAAAAGGTTGTGGGCCATACCATGGAAATAGTACGCCATTACCAGCTGAATGAAAGAGAAAGATTTGTGCTGAACACGGCTGCCTGGTTCCATGATACCGGCCATATGTTTGCCAGTATAGAAGTACATGAGGAAGCCGGGGTGCATATTATGAGGTCCTTTTTAGAAAAGGAGCATGCCCCCGGCGAATTAATAGAAATGATCGCCCAATGTATCATGGCCACCAAATATCCTCCCACACCAGGAAACCAGCTGGAAGAGATCATTTGTGATGCAGATACCTATCACTTTGGAACCCCGGAATTCAGAATAACAGATGAACTGATCAAAAAAGAAATGCAATTGAGAACTGGCAAAGAGTTTAAGAACTGGTACCAGGATAGCATGAAATTACTGGAAAGCCACCGGTTCTTCACATCCTATTGCCGTTATAAGCTCGAAGCAGGTAAACAACAGAATATACAATATCTGCAGGCAAAGATCAAAAACAGTTAA
- a CDS encoding efflux RND transporter periplasmic adaptor subunit yields the protein MALSRFILASFVLLAMQGCGPKAPDAATAGAEANSEAAGTPVTVTSPGIEDMQDVITLNAVSSFLLKTPVRSSANGYLQKVYTQPGRFVNAGQDLFVIRTKESQSLGNTISGLDSSLHFDGLIHVKAPGSGYVTGLSYRPGDYVLDGEQLATISDAKSFVFLLNLPYELKPFIPANKQLTLQLPDSTSLTGYLDIAMPALDSASQTQSYKLRVNTNMDIPENLIAKVMLLKKTSPHTVTLPKGAVLSDEMQRVFWIMKMIDSTTAVKTIIAKGMETATTVEILSPKLSATDKVLLTGNYGLPDTAKVLITQQP from the coding sequence ATGGCATTATCCCGATTCATTCTTGCTTCTTTTGTTTTGCTGGCCATGCAAGGTTGTGGCCCCAAAGCGCCGGATGCAGCCACCGCAGGGGCAGAAGCAAATAGCGAAGCAGCCGGAACCCCCGTTACGGTTACCTCGCCGGGCATAGAAGACATGCAGGATGTGATAACGTTGAACGCTGTTTCTTCATTCCTGTTAAAAACGCCTGTGAGATCAAGCGCTAACGGCTACCTGCAAAAAGTGTACACCCAGCCTGGCCGTTTTGTCAATGCCGGGCAGGACCTCTTTGTTATCAGAACAAAAGAATCGCAAAGCCTGGGCAATACTATCAGCGGACTGGATTCCTCCCTGCATTTCGACGGGCTCATTCATGTGAAGGCCCCCGGAAGCGGTTATGTAACAGGGCTTTCGTACCGCCCGGGAGATTATGTGTTGGACGGAGAGCAGCTGGCCACGATCTCAGATGCCAAAAGTTTTGTTTTCCTGCTAAATCTGCCTTATGAGCTGAAACCATTTATCCCGGCCAATAAACAACTGACCCTGCAATTGCCGGACAGTACAAGCCTCACGGGTTACCTGGATATTGCTATGCCCGCACTCGATTCAGCCTCACAAACCCAGAGCTATAAGCTCAGGGTTAACACGAATATGGATATCCCGGAGAACCTCATCGCCAAAGTAATGCTCCTAAAGAAAACAAGCCCTCACACCGTAACCTTACCCAAAGGAGCGGTATTGTCAGATGAAATGCAACGTGTTTTCTGGATCATGAAAATGATAGATAGTACCACCGCAGTAAAAACGATCATCGCAAAGGGAATGGAAACCGCCACTACGGTAGAAATACTTTCACCAAAACTCTCTGCTACAGATAAGGTATTGCTCACAGGCAATTATGGCCTGCCGGATACAGCAAAAGTTTTAATCACCCAACAACCGTGA
- a CDS encoding TonB-dependent receptor domain-containing protein — protein sequence MKSITLILSFLALSLNIFSQQNKNGKITGKILSSAGKQPVEYATITVTDLSTGKIASGAVTNAGGTFVINALNTGSFKVMVDFLGYDKKIIDSVMITNAKSSRDLGTIYLSVHSRSLNEVVITSHTIVENKIDRVVYNVANDVTSQGGVATDVLKKVPQVTVDLDGNVELQGNPNIRFLINGKPSSMFGNSLADALASIPASQIKSIEAITSPGAKYDAQGTGGIINIILKDNKMQGINGSVNLSAGTRLENGSVNLNVRHNNFGMNFFFSGNAQLSSSTPSSQDRHSIDSIAGTTTRLLQNGVADFRRSAYESGLGFDWNISKTDNLSGAFSYDHFRNNSEGLTKQQQQVREFNNPFADTTDMIRRSATRNRMHALDWDLAYKKKFKKEGQELDVLYSASYGSPFSYYLLVLPDVRSFSNNPGKDKENNLAIDYTHPVNNNFTIETGLKAIFYDISNTADVHTYDKTANDYFPDPTQTYSFNYKMNVYGGYLSATFSIARFLDIKAGGRYEHTHVNADFTGTNVPSYGNFFPSVILSHKFNKDQSLKLSYTKRLERPEGGELNPFLNLSDPHNINTGNPLLKPEIGNNMELGYNRIFEKGGNIYIALMERINTNDIKQYTTFYPDFQVGDSVYKNVSVSKRTNVGAEYNTGLIINGAAPVTQQLSMRGNLMLFNRFVVNDLEGGRQTSGLNWRLNMNASYRFPENLVAEVFGEYRSAFNNIQGRQPQSLSYTFAFRKQFWNKNASIGFTATNPFNQYIHQRTTINAANYSSVAERQIPYRSFGISLMYKFGKLQFKEKEADNNYLNNPPAM from the coding sequence ATGAAAAGCATAACCCTTATACTTTCCTTTTTAGCTTTAAGTCTAAATATTTTCAGTCAGCAGAATAAGAACGGAAAGATCACAGGAAAAATACTAAGCAGCGCTGGCAAACAACCTGTAGAGTACGCCACCATCACTGTTACAGACCTCAGTACAGGAAAGATTGCCAGCGGCGCTGTTACAAACGCAGGCGGAACATTTGTGATCAATGCCTTAAACACCGGCAGCTTTAAAGTAATGGTGGATTTTTTGGGGTACGATAAGAAAATAATTGACAGCGTAATGATCACCAACGCAAAATCTTCCAGGGACCTGGGCACTATATATCTTTCCGTACACAGCAGATCGTTGAATGAAGTGGTAATTACTTCCCATACCATCGTAGAGAATAAAATCGACAGGGTCGTATATAATGTAGCGAACGATGTTACTTCCCAGGGTGGAGTGGCTACAGATGTACTGAAAAAAGTACCCCAGGTAACAGTAGACCTGGATGGGAATGTGGAATTACAGGGCAATCCCAATATCCGCTTCCTGATAAACGGGAAACCTTCCAGTATGTTTGGCAATAGCCTTGCAGATGCGTTGGCTTCGATCCCCGCCAGCCAGATCAAAAGTATTGAAGCCATCACCAGCCCCGGCGCAAAATATGATGCACAGGGTACAGGAGGGATCATTAATATCATCCTGAAAGACAATAAAATGCAGGGGATTAACGGAAGCGTCAATCTTTCCGCAGGCACCAGGCTGGAAAATGGTTCCGTAAACCTGAATGTACGGCACAACAATTTCGGGATGAATTTCTTTTTCAGTGGCAATGCGCAGCTCAGTTCTTCCACACCTTCCTCGCAGGACAGGCATTCCATTGATTCTATCGCCGGCACAACTACCCGTTTATTACAGAATGGCGTAGCAGACTTTCGCAGGAGCGCTTATGAATCCGGCCTGGGTTTTGACTGGAACATCAGTAAAACAGATAACCTGAGCGGGGCCTTTTCCTATGATCACTTCAGGAATAATTCAGAAGGCTTAACAAAACAGCAGCAACAGGTACGGGAATTTAACAACCCTTTTGCAGATACCACAGATATGATCAGAAGGTCTGCAACACGTAACCGCATGCATGCGCTGGACTGGGACCTGGCATATAAAAAGAAGTTCAAAAAAGAAGGGCAGGAACTGGATGTATTATACAGCGCAAGTTATGGCTCACCTTTCTCTTATTATCTGCTGGTTTTACCGGATGTAAGGTCGTTCAGCAATAATCCCGGAAAAGATAAAGAGAACAATCTTGCCATAGACTATACTCACCCGGTGAATAACAACTTTACCATTGAAACAGGGCTGAAAGCAATCTTTTATGACATCAGTAACACAGCAGATGTGCATACTTATGATAAAACAGCCAATGATTACTTTCCGGACCCTACACAAACCTACAGCTTTAATTACAAAATGAATGTTTACGGAGGATACCTGTCCGCTACATTTTCGATCGCCCGGTTCCTGGATATTAAAGCGGGCGGCAGATACGAACACACCCATGTAAATGCTGATTTTACGGGTACAAACGTACCGTCCTACGGAAACTTTTTCCCTTCGGTTATCCTGTCTCACAAGTTTAATAAAGACCAATCCCTCAAACTGTCCTATACAAAAAGGCTGGAACGGCCGGAAGGAGGAGAGTTGAACCCCTTCCTCAATCTCAGCGATCCCCATAACATCAATACAGGCAATCCGCTCTTAAAACCGGAAATAGGGAACAATATGGAGCTGGGGTATAACAGGATTTTTGAGAAAGGAGGGAATATCTATATCGCTTTGATGGAAAGGATCAACACCAATGATATAAAACAGTATACCACCTTTTATCCTGACTTCCAGGTAGGAGATTCTGTTTATAAAAATGTGTCTGTTTCAAAACGAACGAATGTAGGCGCAGAATACAATACGGGCCTGATTATTAATGGAGCAGCTCCTGTTACGCAGCAACTCAGCATGCGGGGCAACCTGATGCTTTTTAACAGGTTTGTGGTGAACGACCTGGAGGGCGGGAGGCAAACAAGCGGCCTCAACTGGCGGCTGAACATGAATGCTTCCTACCGGTTCCCGGAAAACCTGGTGGCAGAAGTGTTCGGGGAATACCGTTCTGCGTTCAATAATATCCAGGGCCGGCAGCCACAAAGCCTTTCTTACACTTTCGCATTCAGGAAACAGTTCTGGAATAAGAACGCCAGTATAGGCTTCACCGCTACCAACCCGTTTAATCAATACATCCATCAGCGTACCACCATCAATGCGGCCAATTATTCCTCGGTTGCTGAGCGGCAGATCCCCTACCGCTCATTTGGCATCAGCCTGATGTATAAATTCGGCAAGCTGCAGTTTAAGGAAAAGGAAGCAGATAATAATTACCTCAATAATCCGCCGGCCATGTAA
- a CDS encoding PepSY-like domain-containing protein — protein sequence MKNVLTGIALLFITTGIHAQSKTVTDAFAKSFPGATKIKWEKEGADFEVGFTLNGQGMSAVYNGKGDLMEKEVEIKVSELPAGVAAYVKEHYKGAKITDAARITKANGEVNIEAGIKGKDILFTADGKFLKEAKD from the coding sequence ATGAAAAACGTACTAACAGGGATCGCCTTACTTTTTATCACAACAGGGATTCATGCACAAAGCAAAACGGTAACAGATGCCTTCGCTAAATCATTTCCGGGCGCAACAAAGATTAAATGGGAAAAAGAGGGAGCAGACTTTGAAGTTGGGTTTACGCTGAATGGCCAGGGAATGTCTGCCGTGTATAACGGCAAGGGAGATCTGATGGAGAAGGAAGTGGAGATAAAGGTCTCAGAATTGCCGGCTGGTGTAGCAGCATATGTTAAAGAACACTACAAAGGGGCGAAGATTACAGACGCGGCCCGCATAACAAAAGCAAATGGGGAAGTGAACATAGAAGCCGGAATAAAAGGGAAAGATATTTTGTTTACAGCAGACGGTAAGTTCCTGAAAGAAGCAAAAGATTAG